The following proteins are encoded in a genomic region of Balaenoptera ricei isolate mBalRic1 chromosome 14, mBalRic1.hap2, whole genome shotgun sequence:
- the LOC132348045 gene encoding LOW QUALITY PROTEIN: elongin-A-like (The sequence of the model RefSeq protein was modified relative to this genomic sequence to represent the inferred CDS: inserted 1 base in 1 codon) — MKSVGYKQHSSTQQNYHRMHNSSQPLRKGALGLPCVPDARWWPFPRGLRAPNARGGAAPCAPGGARGKAGPGGGVPARSCGGGREGTRSATGLARSGGRFTESRVGPTASRGHKRQRIGSXGRDLAALWRRLVPVDGNPEPAERDLGKSDSQQRPEDAPREKEAMEGRGHAHRAARKERSHGREHRPELHRHPSELVRPCHGSHGRERGEDRRRCRGRSPVYSSERGSSGYSRSPPQSMRPCLMYRDCHRRLAKARVAQQRPGEGPSDAPRARLELGRDHRLGAPQGRGAGSLSRGHQPPHRDKRLVGTKGHEKSSALTRRKSGLAFSREERPQSLPRASANENPLSSGVEKEKEREGRGIQFLPPFRQASDLKKRKHEDSEKTKPDKNKQSPDRLDIAEGARGLLPKVKEKVSNNQKVQEGKVRPPHLDGKPEGSLPKGEEADMDNEFKPPTMSSESYFNHNQPREKKKKIMKTSATALEEKGPKKNDSSENLDLVQELPKVNENRSEKLQPSGNVWAKLEKVPTDAPVWPDLPLPRVQANDRPLLASGLMSSLGPKQKALSSPQEEEEVGFTGCRMNSKMQVFSGSKCAYLAKMMTLRQQCIWVLRNNINSIFKVGGVPYSVLEPILESCAPDQLYRIEKYNHALVQETDKLWKIHSHQHFRKERPKEHETWREMYMRLQDAREQRLQALTVNIQSAQANKPKGRQAKMILLNSLARPPSDVRRRQGKFEIGEAAAPEKVKIKPALYPTGTIHTPSSRNSLNLTHEKPAGACSSTTSTHLPRVVSGRKSVKKITPVMAKTIKDFKNRFS, encoded by the exons ATGAAGTCAGTGGGCTACAAGCAGCATAGTTCAACGCAACAGAATTATCACAGAATGCATAACAG CTCTCAGCCCCTCAGGAAGGGGGCACTGGGGCTTCCTTGCGTCCCGGACGCGCGCTGGTGGCCGTTCCCGCGGGGGCTCCGCGCTCCTAACGCCAGAGGCGGGGCCGCGCCGTGTGCACCCGGAGGAGCTCGCGGCAAGGCAGGGCCGGGCGGCGGCGTACCGGCACGAAGTTGCGGAGGAGGCCGTGAAGGGACCAGAAGCGCCACTGGCCTCGCCCGTTCCGGCGGCCGTTTCACGGAGAGCAGGGTCGGCCCGACGGCCAGTCGCGGGCACAAACGCCAGCGCATCGGAA CTGGCCGGGACCTGGCGGCGCTGTGGAGGAGGCTGGTTCCAGTGGATGGAAACCCCGAGCCTGCCGAGAGGGACCTGGGGAAGAGCGATTCCCAACAGCGCCCAGAGGACGCTCCCCGGGAGAAGGAGGCGATGGAGGGGCGCGGCCACGCACACCGCGCAGCCCGCAAAGAACGATCGCACGGCCGCGAGCACAGACCGGAGCTGCACAGACACCCCTCAGAGCTCGTGAGGCCCTGCCACGGGTCCCACGGCCGGGAGAGGGGCGAGGACAGAAGGCGGTGCCGCGGGCGCTCCCCAGTTTATTCTTCGGAGCGGGGATCATCTGGTTACAGCCGGTCCCCTCCACAGTCTATGCGTCCTTGTCTGATGTACAGGGACTGTCACAGACGCCTGGCGAAGGCCCGTGTTGCACAGCAGAGGCCTGGAGAAGGCCCCTCAGATGCCCCTCGGGCCAGACTGGAGCTCGGCCGAGACCACCGCCTGGGTGCACcccaggggagaggggctgggagtcTAAGCAGGGGACACCAGCCTCCCCACAGGGACAAACGCCTGGTCGGTACCAAGGGACACGAGAAGTCCTCTGCTTTGACCAGACGAAAATCAGGCCTGGCCTTCTCCAGAGAGGAAAGGCCGCAGTCTCTCCCCCGGGCCAGCGCAAATGAGAATCCGCTCTCTAGTGGTGtcgagaaagagaaggaaagagagggccGCGGCATCCAGTTTTTACCTCCCTTCAGACAAGCTTCAGACCTTAAAAAGCGAAAGCACGAAGACTCCGAGAAAACCAAACCGGACAAAAACAAGCAGAGTCCCGACCGCTTGGACATAGCAGAGGGGGCAAGAGGCCTGTTACCCAAGGTGAAAGAGAAGGTTTCCAATAACCAAAAGGTTCAAGAAGGGAAAGTAAGACCTCCTCATTTGGATGGAAAGCCTGAGGGCTCCCTCCCTAAAGGTGAGGAGGCAGATATGGATAATGAATTCAAGCCGCCCACCATGTCTTCTGAGTCATACTTCAACCACAACCAGcctagggagaaaaagaaaaagattatgaAAACTTCAGCCACTGCTCTTGAAGAAAAAGGACCTAAAAAAAATGATTCAAGTGAAAACTTGGACTTGGTTCAGGAACTACCTAAGGTGAATGAAAACAGATCAGAGAAGCTGCAGCCCTCTGGAAACGTCTGGGCCAAGCTGGAAAAGGTCCCCACTGATGCACCAGTGTGGCCGGACCTCCCATTACCCAGGGTCCAGGCCAATGACCGTCCACTTCTTGCCTCTGGATTGATGTCCTCCTTAGGACCAAAGCAAAAAGCACTGTCTTCAccccaggaagaggaagaagttgGATTTACTGGATGCAGAATGAATTCTAAGATGCAAGTGTTTTCTGGCTCCAAGTGTGCCTATCTTGCCAAAATGATGACCTTGCGCCAGCAGTGCATCTGGGTACTTAGAAACAACATCAATTCAATCTTTAAAGTGGGAGGAGTCCCATATTCGGTTCTTGAACCCATCTTGGAGAGCTGTGCACCTGATCAGCTGTATCGCATAGAGAAATACAATCATGCACTAGtccaagaaacagacaaattatgGAAAATTCACTCTCACCAACACTTTAGGAAAGAAAGGCCAAAAGAGCACGAGACATGGCGAGAGATGTACATGCGGCTTCAGGATGCCCGAGAGCAGCGGCTTCAAGCACTGACAGTGAATATCCAATCTGCACAAGCCAATAAGCCCAAAGGCCGACAAGCAAAGATGATCCTTCTCAACTCTCTGGCCAGGCCACCTTCTGACGTTCGAAGGAGGCAGGGGAAGTTTGAAATAGGAGAAGCAGCTGCCCCTGAAAAAGTCAAGATCAAGCCAGCCCTGTACCCTACAGGAACCATCCATACTCCCTCCAGCAGAAACAGCCTTAACCTCACCCATGAGAAGCCAGCCGGAGCCTGCTCAAGCACCACCAGTACCCACTTGCCGCGGGTAGTCAGCGGCAGGAAATCTGTAAAGAAAATCACCCCCGTGATGGCCAAGACAATTAAAGATTTCAAGAACAGGTTCTCCTGA